One genomic segment of Centropristis striata isolate RG_2023a ecotype Rhode Island chromosome 13, C.striata_1.0, whole genome shotgun sequence includes these proteins:
- the gps1 gene encoding COP9 signalosome complex subunit 1, with amino-acid sequence MPLPVQVFNFQGSVEPMQIDADPQEDQQNAPDTNYIVENPTLDLEQYATSYSGLMRIERLQFIAEHCPQLRVEALKMALTFVQRTFNVDTYEEIHRKLTEATREVQGVPDTVPEGGVVPPPLDSAWAESTRKKALLKLEKLDTDLKNYKGNSIKESIRRGHDDLGDHYLDCGDLSNALKCYSRARDYCTSAKHVINMCLNVIKVSVYLQNWSHVLSYVNKAESTPEIAEQRGERDSQNQAVLTKLKCAAGLAELASRKYKPAAKCFLQASFDHCDCPELLSPSNVAVYGGLCALATFDRQELQRNVISSSSFKLFLELEPQIRDIIFKFYESKYASCLKLLDEMKDNLLLDMYLAPHVKTLYSQIRNRALIQYFSPYVSADMTKMAQAFNTTVAALEDELTQLILEGLINARIDSHSKILYARDVDQRSTTFEKSLHMGKEFQRRAKAMILRAAVLRNQIHVKSPPREGSQGELTPANSQTRMSTNM; translated from the exons ATGCCTCTACCTGTACAGGTGTTCAACTTCCAG ggctctGTGGAGCCCATGCAGATCGATGCGGACCCCCAGGAGGACCAGCAGAACGCTCCTGACACCAACTACATCGTGGAGAACCCGACCCTG GACCTGGAGCAGTATGCCACCAGCTACAGTGGGCTGATGCGCATCGAGAGGCTCCAGTTCATAGCGGAGCATTGTCCCCAGCTCAGAGTGGAGGCCCTGAAGATGGCCCTCACCTTCGTCCAGAGGACCTTCAACGTCGACACTTATGAGGAGATCCACCGCAAACTGACAGAGGCCACAAG AGAAGTTCAGGGAGTGCCGGACACCGTCCCTGAAGGAGGCgttgttcctcctcctctggacTCTGCCTGGGCCGAGTCCACCAGGAAAAAGGCTCTGCTCAAACTGGAGAAACTGGACACTGACCTGAAGAACTACAAGGGGAACTCCATCAAAGAGAGCATCAG GAGAGGCCATGATGACCTGGGGGACCACTACCTGGACTGTGGAGACCTCAGTAACGCCCTGAAGTGCTACTCCCGGGCCAGAGACTACTGCACCAGTGCTAAGCATGTTATTAACATGTGTCTGAATGTCATCAAG GTCAGTGTTTACCTCCAGAACTGGTCCCATGTGCTGAGCTACGTCAACAAAGCAGAATCCACGCCAGAGATAGCAGAG cAAAGAGGAGAACGAGACAGCCAAAACCAAGCAGTCCTCACCAAATTAAAGTGTGCTGCAG GTCTGGCGGAGTTGGCCTCTCGTAAATATAAACCAGCTGCCAAGTGCTTCCTGCAGGCTTCTTTTGACCACTGTGACTGTCCAGAG ctcctGTCCCCCAGTAACGTGGCTGTCTATGGAGGTCTGTGTGCTCTGGCCACCTTTGACAGACAGGagctgcagcgtaacgtcatcTCCAGCAG CTCCTTTAAGTTATTTCTGGAGTTGGAACCTCAGATCCGTGACATCATCTTCAAGTTCTACGAGTCCAAGTATGCGTCTTGTCTGAAGCTGCTGGATGAAATGAAG GATAACCTGCTGTTGGACATGTACCTGGCCCCTCACGTCAAGACTCTGTACAGCCAGATCAGGAACAGAGCCCTCATCCAG tatttCAGCCCCTATGTGTCAGCTGACATGACTAAGATGGCTCAGGCCTTTAACACCACCGTAGCAGCTCTGGAGGACGAGCTCACTCAGCTGATCCTGGAGGGGCTCATCAACGCTCGCATAGACTCCCACAgcaag ATTCTGTATGCGAGGGATGTGGACCAGAGGAGCACCACCTTTGAGAAGTCCCTCCATATGGGCAAAGAGTTCCAGAGAAGAGCCAAAGCCATGATCCTCAGAGCTGCTGTGCTGCGCAACCAGATCCACGTCAAG TCTCCACCCAGAGAAGGCAGCCAGGGAGAACTGACTCCAGCCAACAGCCAGACCAGGATGAGCACCAACATGTGA